The DNA window AGCACCTCCTCCAACACCACAGGGCTCCCCACATGCCTCCCCAAACCCTTCCCATCTCCTGCTACTCCAGCTCCAGCCATCCCTCCTTCTGCCAAGCCaaccctcctgcagctgccacCCTCACCCTCCCAAATTCTCTTCCTCTATGCTCCTACTCTCCACCCAGCCCAATTTACTGCATTTATTACGCAGTACTCCCCGGAGACCATCCACCTGGTTTCTGATGTATTGCCATTTTAGGCTTCTCAACAGTACAGGCTGCTCAATACAGTCCTCGATGCTCCGGTGCAGTTTGCATTGCAAGGTCCAGCTCCTCAACGGGGTCCTAATAGCTGTGGTCCATAGCAGTTCTGCATCTGcccctttctctgctgttcaAGATTTCCTCTCCTACTAGAAATCTCCTGCCTCTCTTCCCAAGGAAGGCCCAGTTTCCTAAAGGGGGAATCCCCAAGCTTGCCTGCACTCTGGGACCTCAGTACATTCAATTAACATGCAGATGTGATACGCCCATGGCAAGTCACTTACTTACAAACCTAGCTGAGCATCAACACATGCAAAAACTCACTTTGCACACACCACAGACTATGACTTCAACCACATGCTTGGGTTTGCACAGGCATTGGTGCATAAGTAATttaggagggggaaaaaataactattGCTTGAGCTTATCTTTGGGGTTAAGTGTCTAAAAAGAGATGTCCTGTGAACCATTTGGAAGAACCCAGAGTACATCTAAAAAACCAcctgagaaaagggaaagggattTCCAAAACCATCATCAGAGGCAGAATTAtacatctttaaattagcatgtGATTGAAGACCAAGCCAATACCCTGACCTCAAATTCCCCTTTCTAACTGTCAATTCTCACATCCATATGAGATTTCTCTCTTTAAACGCATTTCTTGCTTGACCATTTTGCTAGGATGGTGCATCAACCTTGGAATATAAAGTAGGCTAAAGCTGTTGGTTTGGATTTggtggcttgggtttttttttaattttgcaaggcATTATTCTCCTAAAAGACTCATGCCAGTGCTGATGCCCTGTTCTAATGGGAGAACACGCCAAACCATAGACACTCAGTGCACCTCTAGTGATGCCACACATCTCAAAAAAGGGGGAATATATTTCTGTTGTCCTCTGCGACAATGACCAGCTCCCTCCAGTTTCTCTGTGTGGACACTTTTCCTCCCTCTAATTGCTCAGAAGTGCTGGGAAGTGGGGTTGAggctctgccccttccctccatGGGCTGGAAGGTGAAGGCACCATCCTGAAGCCCTTGCCCTCTCTGTATGGATGCTCCCAACTGCCCTGTGCAAAACAAGACCTTCCTGCATTGCTCTGAAGAGGTAATACACCTCCCTGCTTAGAGCAATCCGGAAACTCGAGAGCTTGTGAAATCCCTTCACCCCCCCCCAATATCTTTTAAACACTAGCACAGACTGAAAAGAAGGCTTTCTACTGAAATTCACAGTGGTATTTGTATACTCTGGGCAAGATCTCAGGCTTGCTCTGGGTCAGGTTGAAAGCAGCATGAGTGCAGACAACAGACGTACCCAGGACTTACACTAGCAGATCCAAGATCAGGATCCACTTTCCTCTGTCACCCAATACATGGAAAGACTATTTTGTTGGGTTCCTCCTTACACTTCTTAAAGAGACGTGATGTTTGGGGTGTCACCAGCCGAGCATCAGTTCACTCCTGCTGGTTTGTGCAGAGGCATTGAATGTGAATGGAGAGCAGAATTTGACAGGATTATTCAGGAGTCAACTACCCCTTGACTGTGCTTGCCCAGAAGAAGTAGTGAGGGTTAATTCTTACTGTAATTCATAAGGTAACACAAAAAGAGCACTCCCATAAAACTGATGTGGAGAGTGACTGGGTGACATTTCCAGAAACGGTATCAAAGCCATAGTGGGAATTACCTGCTAAAAACTGCTGAGTATCAAAGAGCTTGCATGTTTGGTCCCGCTCCAGCTTGTTGGGTCGGTCGCTGCAGAGTGCCAGAGGCCCATCCCAGTAGATCCTGCTTTGGCAAAGTCTCTTAGCATAGAGGCCATCAGGTGCCATCCACAGTATTACTCCTCGTTCCAGGTGGTTCAGTAGTTTTTCTATGTTCTTCCTCTGGCCATTATCCTCTGGATACGGGAAGATAACTTGCTCCAGGCTGCTGACCTCATAACTTTGGCCATGGGATATCCTACAACCCTCAGGACTAGAAGTTGTCACCTCCTTTACAAGTATTTCACGGTAATATAAGCAGATGTGGAGCCGACAAtctacaaggagaaaaaaaaaattaaaaaatgctgtgaataCATTAgtatgaatgttttatttttcagatctgtACTAAGGCCAAGAGACAAGCCTGCATGAAATTTCTGAGCCTGGTGGTCACCATCACCCAGAAGACAGGCTCACATCGGTAAAAATCATCTAAAGAATATAAATACTAAAACTTTTGGGGCACAGCAGCATTAATGCTCTCACATTTTATTATAAGGGCTACTGATGTGGGAATTTGGTAGGAACTAACATGTCACAAagttcacattttcatttaaaaggaaaaatctgcaCACAAAACATTATTGTTCGTCACATTTTCCAAGTTCACGTCACAATTAAACCCACCAGCTCAGTACACTTCCTCAGATTTAATCAGGAAGTAGCTGTGTTTCTCCCTAGATTTTGCATAAAAAGCTTCTGTGCCGGGGACCTACAAACTTGTACTCGGTTGCCCAAAGAGAAGTAACTTCTGGCTCCAGCTCCAACAGGGCTGTACCCAAAATCCCCAGCCTTATTTTCAAATGGCCATTCGGTCAACTTGGCTGACCCCTAAGAACTCACGCagcactgaaaatataaatatatatatataaaaaatacatgtgtgtgtggACAATGTATGtttttacatatacatatacacaaacCCACATACATACAGATCCTGATTCAGGTGAACAATCCTGCCCAAGAAACCTGCTGAGCATCACATTATAGGTTTATccattatttctgtgaaaagcacATTCCCACACCTTTTCCCAGAGTTATTCAGAAAGTCCCCCAGCATCCGGACATCTGCAGACCTGGCTGAAATaacttcccttttctttcccaaatgcctttttttttttcatcaggaaTAAGGAAGCAGAGTAAAGCCAGATGTGCCAGCAGGAGCACAGCAAGGTACCCAGGTAACACCAGCTTTTGTGGAGGCTCCTCCCAAATGAAAATCTGAGCTAAAAGCCACTGACCCCCCAAAATTTCCAGACTCCCCTGGGAAAGCCTGATTTGGTGGCTCACCAAAGCCACCAGCACTAACACCGTGAGCCAGCGAAGCGCTTCCATTAACTTTAACCAGAGTCCCTCGACCCCTTGGAGCTGGGGCTACAAGTGCTTAAGTATCCCAGCAAACAGAGGCTTAAGCCCGTACGCCAATTTCATTCATTaaagaggtttctttttttttttttccttcttttttcttttcatcagaaAGGAGAGACAGTACCAGGGCAAGTCAGAAGTGGGAGTCTCTTGTCAAGCTCCCCAGAAAGCCCGGGGGGTTATGGACCTTACCTGACAGGGCGAGGGCTTCACCAGACCTTATGCTTGGCTCAATCGGGATGCCAGGAGTCTGGGACTCAGGAGGGGCACAAGCATAAAAGGTTCCTGTCACCTGACAACCTGTTTTCACAAACAAAAGTCAGTGACAGCTGCCTAAATCCTAAAAGAAAAGCTCAGGCAGAGATCACAGCGATGCAAAAGTGAGTTTTTCTGGGCCCCACCAGGAactctctctttccccctccttaaAAAGGTCTTATTTCCCAAATTTTCCAGGTATGCCAACTCTACCAATCTCTCCAGATGTTATTTggactgcatttttatttggggCTGTATAAAATATTCCCTTAGCATTTCAGTATTCACCCTAGTACTTTTTCCTTACCTAACGTGTTATTCTGTTATAGAAATAAGTTACATTTTTAACTAGACTACAGTGCTCTTAAAAGTTGCCTGCATACACTAATCCATTTTGTATAAGGAATTTTACTAAAGGCAGGTATAACAATAAAGCTGGAATTAACACTGTTTAAAAAGTAGGTAAAGAAAATTGTGCAGCAGGAGATTATTAGGGTTTTATTACCAGGACTACTCTTAGACTGTTCCAAGAGACGCCTATCAGTAAACGGATCATAACATGGGCAACTGAtgttttcctctatttttttatgTCAATGAAAGTCTCGGGAGGATGATGCAAGTGACTTGTAGACAAGCGCACGCTACCTTCCCCAGCGGCAGAACCAGCCACGGTCAGGAGCTGGAGCGATGCGGATACAAAACACCCGCATCTCTTGGAGAAGTCTTAGAGCCCAACAAGAAACCCAATACCAGCCACTAACAACTGCCTCCAAATTCAGCAAAGCATCCCAACACGTGTTTAACCGCTGCAGAGGACGTACTTCAGGGTAGAGTTCATTCAGCTTGCTACCTCGATTTTTTGTTAGCAAACAGCTcaacaaaaagcagagagctCTGCCTAATAATTCCAATACCCTGCCAGCAAAAGTTGTAGTGCATTGAGCATTTACTTTTTAGCAGACCCAAGAAACAGAAGTTTATTTCTCTGCACCAAAACCTCTAGAGAACTGTCCTCTGAAAATGTAGCATCTGCTTTAAGAAGCCCTTCCTCGCTTCCCATCCTTTCCTGCCCTTCTGaaccagctgcttctcctcacGAAGCAAATGCCTGTGTCCTCAGGTGAGTTACCCCGCAAGGGTCTACGGCACACGGTTCCCTTTCTCCTACGTTTTATCCCCCGCAGCATTACCAATTTTCACAATTCAGGCTTTTTCCTAAGGATGCAGAGCTTGGAAAGCCATGAGTACTTTAGGCTCTGGTACTGTGAGATCTTTGGGGAAGGGAACGTCACtttattctgcttctgctgtaCCGGCCCCAAGAGAGACTCAATCCATGACAAGTTGTCCCATTGCCACAGAactaaaataaagtaataatttcAGCTTTCCTCTTGGGAGAATAAAGCCATTCTAATCCACAAGACTGGAGGGAAAACCTCACTGATGTGTGCCTCAAAAGGTccaaaatcagaaagcaaagctaAAGAACACATGTTcccatttggggtttttgggggggctggTTGCCTTCTTATTGCTCAGGGCTTTTGAGACAGCTGAGGACTTTTGAGGGCTCGCTCGCATCAACTCAGAGGACTGCGTAGCCCACACACCACACGTACGGTGGCAGTGAAAGCCATAGCCAGGACAAAGTCTCTTGCCACAGACACCGTGCCTCTCTTTGAAGGGAGCCCAGCACTCCTCTCCAGCCACTTCTGTTAATTCCAATCAAAGCCACAAACAAGAAACCTGAAATGTGGGGTCCTTCTAGGTGACTGACCTCAGCAAGCAGCCCTAAACGGGAGCGTCTTACCATTTTCACAGCCAGGCCCTTGCCAGTGATGACCGCGAGCTGCGAAGGGGACGCTGGCGCACTGGTAGGGGATGTCGGGATGCGGCTGCTCTGGGGCAAACTCCCTCCAGTTCCGTTCATGGGGCATCATGTAGTTTGGTACCTATTCAATTTAACGAGATATTTTTTCACTCGGCAGCTGTCAAAACTAATGCTCTGCGTTGCACCAGCTTTCACATTTCAGCTCTTTGATTTGCTCTGCCAAAGCCCACAGAGGTCTAAGCATTGCCCAGGCTACGCGAATGGCACTTTGCCACCACCACCAATGAGGCTTTCAAATGAACTTCTCACCACTGGTGTAAATAATAAGCAGGGCGGAATAACAAAAGGCAGTCAAAGCGTTGCTGGTTAATGTCTGCTTGGAAGAGCAAGGCTTCATTGGGTGCTTACATTCTGGCATCGAGAGAATGGCAGTACACTAGTATCTATCAGAATATCTAAAGAAAAGAGCTATTACAGAGGGATAAACACCACCAAGGGAAATCGACTGCCCTGTGGCCTCATATGACATTAGAAAAGTTGCTTCTTGATTTCTCAGTTTTCATAATAAAGTTTCTTCCCAGAGAGAACCAGAGCGCCATGCCAGCAAAGACAGACATAGCACATAGCACAGAAACGATGCTGCTCAATGTACAAGCACCAAGCGAAACACATAACTGATGTTATACCTGAGATGGTAGTGAAGTGTAAGGAGATGTTATTGGAAAGGGATGGTTCATCATTAACGGTTGCTCCTCCATGCTGATCTGTTTTGCACCTATGTTCACCAGAGGGATGCAAATAAATTACGTCAACCACATCTTAAGGAAATCTGAAACTGGCACATTGAAGACAAATCCATAGAACCTGCCTTTGAACAAGCACAGGACTAAAATGCCCCCCAGCGCCTGTTTGGGAGTGGGTTGCCAGccctccctggcaggcagctccaGGAGGCAGTCTGTCCCGCTGGGCTCCCCACGCCCCACAGAAAAGCGCTGCCCAGCCGCACCCAGTGCGCCACGATGCCCGCCCCAGGCCCCGACAAGCCTTTGCCTCCCACAAGCCCTGCCTGGCACCAGGGGCTTCTTGGAGAGCGGGCACTGCCCCAGCCTCTGcccaggaggctgcaggctgggcacCTCTCGCTTCCAGCTCTTCCCCCCGCAGCAGTTACCTACTGTCCAGCTCAAAACACTTCTGCTCTTCCCTGCATTCAAAACCTAGATCCagcaagcaatttttttttttttattttttttttcccctgtcccTCAAGCCGCTTGCTTGGCTCCCTCTACACAGAACTGTCAGGGAGGCTCCAGCTCAAAGAGCAATTCCTCCAGTGATGTGCAGGGCGCCTGTCTGCATCTTCTGCAAGGGCTCCCTTTCAACGCTCCGACTCAAATGCCAGCAGTCCTCCCGCAGACACAGCCTCTTAAGTCATTAGAACAAGCTGCACTTGAGCCCTGCATTTTTGCTCCTTAAAAGACTTAAAAAGACTGCAGGGCCATTCCAGAAAAGCACGCTTCAGTCCTCATATGCTTACAATGAGACATATTCACACTCTGTTACACAGGGAATTTGAGATGCGTTACCTTTTTTAGCTCCTTCTGGCACTATTCTGTACACTTTATAGGGATCTGAGATGTCCAGCTGGCTTCTCTCCACCAGTTCTTCAAAGTCATTGCTCTTGTTCAAAGCACACCTTAATCTTGTCTTCCAGGTAGGGGGATCTGGTTTATCAATGCCTTCTCTgaactttcctttaaaaagagcCCAGGCCTGGAAACATTTCAgataatcaaaagaaaaaaaaaaaaaaaaaaaaaaaaagaatcaactACAAGGTACAAGTCTACAATGCTTTAAACAGCATATATGTATGTGCTTATATGTGCATGAATTTACTCCCTACAGGTTTAGGCTGAGAAAAGAGCAGCATGGTAAGATAGGAAAAACAGTTTAGCAGGCAtagggaaagggagaaaatgatcCAAGACAAATGTGGAAATAGATGTGCTGCAGTCCCACAAGCATTTAGCTCCACACAGAGAAGTGCGAAAGGGCGGGCTGCGTCACCCCGCAAACACAGGGGCCACCAGGGCCACCAGCCAGGCAGCCGGCGGCAGCGGGCACCCAGAAGAGCCAGCCTGCAGAGGCGGGTGGCGAGGTTGGGGTGGTGAGGGGCCACTGCAGCAGCCTACGggcatccctcctgccctggctgtgtgCCACAACCCAACCCTGGGCTGAGCCCTACCTTGAAGAGGGCGGCATCCTCCTCGCGGTTGTAGTCCTGCTTGCCAGCATGCTTCCAGGGGATGCGGAAGATGCTCTTCTCATCGTTCTCCCATACCAGCCCTGGGTACTTGCCGCTGTCTATCTGGTCAATCAGCCACTGGCGGAGTTTCCCGTTGCCACAGCTCACCGAGTTCATCCCGCACTCGCCCGGCTCCAAGTTCATGCCACTTGTGTCGGGGGTCgggtggggggttttggggtgtctCTCCGTACACGCCCAAGTACCggctttctgcagggctgcagaggagggggagaggggcaggatgcagggagaggaaaacccACAGGTCAGGCACTGGCTGAAGTCCTCCCTGTATAGCCCCGCCAGCGGTCCCCAGTCGCCGGTGCCAAACGGCAGCTATGGCTTGCAGGGGGGCCGCCGGGGGGGCCGGGAAACACGGTACAGAGCCTCAGGAAACCGGGCACAGCCCCCCACAGCCCTCCCCAGGCACCACTCGTGCTGCAGACTTTGACAGACTTCCCCCCTGTCCCGACACTGTTTT is part of the Balearica regulorum gibbericeps isolate bBalReg1 chromosome 2, bBalReg1.pri, whole genome shotgun sequence genome and encodes:
- the IRF4 gene encoding interferon regulatory factor 4; the encoded protein is MNLEPGECGMNSVSCGNGKLRQWLIDQIDSGKYPGLVWENDEKSIFRIPWKHAGKQDYNREEDAALFKAWALFKGKFREGIDKPDPPTWKTRLRCALNKSNDFEELVERSQLDISDPYKVYRIVPEGAKKGAKQISMEEQPLMMNHPFPITSPYTSLPSQVPNYMMPHERNWREFAPEQPHPDIPYQCASVPFAARGHHWQGPGCENGCQVTGTFYACAPPESQTPGIPIEPSIRSGEALALSDCRLHICLYYREILVKEVTTSSPEGCRISHGQSYEVSSLEQVIFPYPEDNGQRKNIEKLLNHLERGVILWMAPDGLYAKRLCQSRIYWDGPLALCSDRPNKLERDQTCKLFDTQQFLAELQAFAHHGRPLPRYQVALCFGEEFPDPQRQRKLITAHVEPMFARQLYYFAQQNSGHLLRGYDLPELVTSPEDYHRSIRHSSIQE